A region from the Silene latifolia isolate original U9 population chromosome 7, ASM4854445v1, whole genome shotgun sequence genome encodes:
- the LOC141591979 gene encoding syntaxin-43-like isoform X1 yields MATRNRTAVFKRHRDALKAVKTPVTTIMDRADGGPVIEMASLLNSHRSSSSYTPLSTDDPSTSSRGAVTAGLPPAWVDIAEEITSNIHRARIKMAELIKAHSKALMVSFGDGREDQHQIEFLTQEITDILRRSEKRLKQLSARGPAEDSIVRMNVQRSLATDLQNLSVELRKKQSTYLKRLRQQQEGSDGVDLEMNLNGSVSKYEDEFTDVGFSDHQISEIKKSEHLTAEREREIKQVVESVNELAQIMKDLSALVIDQGTIVDRIDYNIQNVASSVEEGFKQLQKAERTQRKGGMVKCATVLIIMCFVMLILLILKETIF; encoded by the exons ATGGCGACAAGAAATCGAACAGCAGTGTTTAAAAGACACAGAGACGCACTCAAAGCCGTCAAAACACCGGTTACAACGATAATGGATCGCGCTGATGGCGGTCCGGTTATCGAAATGGCTTCGCTGCTTAATTCGCATCGATCTTCTTCTTCCTATACTCCTCTTAGCACTGATGATCCTTCCACTTCAAG CAGAGGGGCAGTAACAGCTGGTCTACCACCAGCATGGGTGGACATTGCTGAAGAAATAACTTCAAATATACATCGTGCTCGAATCAAAATGGCAGAGTTAATAAAGGCTCATTCAAAGGCTTTAATGGTATCCTTCGGAGACGGTAGAGAAGATCAACATCAGATTGAATTTCTTACACAAGAGATTACCGATATACTAAGAAGATCGGAGAAAAGGTTAAAGCAGCTCTCCGCACGTGGTCCTGCTGAGGACTCTATTGTCCGTATGAATGTACAG CGCTCCCTTGCTACAGACCTTCAAAATCTCTCGGTTGAACTTCGTAAGAAACAATCAACATACTTGAAACGGCTTAGGCAACAACAGGAG GGTTCTGATGGCGTGGACTTGGAAATGAACCTAAATGGAAGCGTCTCAAAATATGAGGATGAATTCACTGATGTG GGTTTTAGCGATCACCAAATTTCTGAGATTAAGAAAAGCGAACATTTGACAGCAGAAAGGGAAAGAGAGATCAAGCAG GTCGTGGAGTCGGTGAATGAGTTAGCTCAGATAATGAAGGATCTTTCTGCTCTAGTGATTGACCAA GGTACTATTGTCGATCGTATAGACTACAACATTCAAAATGTTGCATCATCAGTTGAGGAGGGCTTTAAACAGCTTCAGAAA GCGGAACGAACACAAAGAAAAGGCGGTATGGTCAAGTGTGCTACAGTTCTCATCATAATGTGCTTTGTTATGTTGATACTTCTCATCCTCAAGGAGACCATCTTCTAA
- the LOC141591979 gene encoding syntaxin-43-like isoform X2: protein MATRNRTAVFKRHRDALKAVKTPVTTIMDRADGGPVIEMASLLNSHRSSSSYTPLSTDDPSTSRGAVTAGLPPAWVDIAEEITSNIHRARIKMAELIKAHSKALMVSFGDGREDQHQIEFLTQEITDILRRSEKRLKQLSARGPAEDSIVRMNVQRSLATDLQNLSVELRKKQSTYLKRLRQQQEGSDGVDLEMNLNGSVSKYEDEFTDVGFSDHQISEIKKSEHLTAEREREIKQVVESVNELAQIMKDLSALVIDQGTIVDRIDYNIQNVASSVEEGFKQLQKAERTQRKGGMVKCATVLIIMCFVMLILLILKETIF, encoded by the exons ATGGCGACAAGAAATCGAACAGCAGTGTTTAAAAGACACAGAGACGCACTCAAAGCCGTCAAAACACCGGTTACAACGATAATGGATCGCGCTGATGGCGGTCCGGTTATCGAAATGGCTTCGCTGCTTAATTCGCATCGATCTTCTTCTTCCTATACTCCTCTTAGCACTGATGATCCTTCCACTTCAAG AGGGGCAGTAACAGCTGGTCTACCACCAGCATGGGTGGACATTGCTGAAGAAATAACTTCAAATATACATCGTGCTCGAATCAAAATGGCAGAGTTAATAAAGGCTCATTCAAAGGCTTTAATGGTATCCTTCGGAGACGGTAGAGAAGATCAACATCAGATTGAATTTCTTACACAAGAGATTACCGATATACTAAGAAGATCGGAGAAAAGGTTAAAGCAGCTCTCCGCACGTGGTCCTGCTGAGGACTCTATTGTCCGTATGAATGTACAG CGCTCCCTTGCTACAGACCTTCAAAATCTCTCGGTTGAACTTCGTAAGAAACAATCAACATACTTGAAACGGCTTAGGCAACAACAGGAG GGTTCTGATGGCGTGGACTTGGAAATGAACCTAAATGGAAGCGTCTCAAAATATGAGGATGAATTCACTGATGTG GGTTTTAGCGATCACCAAATTTCTGAGATTAAGAAAAGCGAACATTTGACAGCAGAAAGGGAAAGAGAGATCAAGCAG GTCGTGGAGTCGGTGAATGAGTTAGCTCAGATAATGAAGGATCTTTCTGCTCTAGTGATTGACCAA GGTACTATTGTCGATCGTATAGACTACAACATTCAAAATGTTGCATCATCAGTTGAGGAGGGCTTTAAACAGCTTCAGAAA GCGGAACGAACACAAAGAAAAGGCGGTATGGTCAAGTGTGCTACAGTTCTCATCATAATGTGCTTTGTTATGTTGATACTTCTCATCCTCAAGGAGACCATCTTCTAA